The Coleofasciculus sp. FACHB-1120 DNA segment AATCACTGACTGCTCAGCGGGGGCAAAAAACTGCGTCAGCGTAGAAATCAGGAATGTTAATCCCAGCAGAATGCAGAATCCCACCGGCAACCCTCCCAGAGTTGACCAGCCATGCGAGATCCACAGCAGCGGCGGTACCGCCAAAACCAGTGCCCCCCGCAGCAGGTTCGTTGCCACTAGCACTGCCTTCTTGGGCCACCGATCTACAAACACACCCGCAACGGAACCAAATAGTATGGCGGGAATCGTAAAGGCCATCATGATCGCCGATACCCACACGCTGATCGTCTGATCTGGTGCTTGAAAGTGAGTAGCAATCAATGCAATTACCAGCACCAGATAAACCTTATCGGCTATCTGCGAGAAAACTTGACCCCCCCACAGAGCCAGGAAGTTACGGTTTTTTAAAACCGGCAAAAACCCTTGTGCTTCCTCCTCTACTTCCTCATCGACAACCAGATTGGACGCCGAGGTGCTGTGGTTCAATCCTCCATCAGAAGGGTCGTCCGTTTCTGTTTCTGTATCTATCTCTGGGGTTACAGCATCGTCCACCGGGGAGTGGGGAAAAGAAATCGCCGGGCGAACCTCTTCCCATTCAGTGGTTTCATGGGGTGTTAAGCGCTCGTCAGACAAGGGGCGTAATGTGGTAGGTGTTGACGATCCAGTAAAAGCAGGGCGGGGGCGCTCGGAAGCGGGAATGCTGAATCCGGAAGAACGAGGAAATTTCCCTTCCTCCGTCCACCGTTCGCCATCCTCAATCTTCTGTCTAGACTGACTTAGGGACATTCGAGCTTGTAGATCGGAATCATACCGTTGCATCATGGTTCAGGATAAATTCAGCTGGGACGAGAAACAAGCATCCATCAAAGCAGCAGAGCGAATTGACCGACCAAAGTGATACTGGACGTACTGACGTAAGAGTTGCTCTACTGAAACCCAAGCGGCGTCTTCGGAAGGATGAGAGATGAGGGAGGTCGGATGAGTTAATTCTTCATTACTTTTTCCGTTCTGGGGTAGCTCTGGCTCAGCTAACTGCTGTAGCAGCGCTAGCTCAACGGCGTTCAGTTTGGTGTTCAGCATCACGGGCGTTTGTGGATGAACAACTGTTTGGTAGTTCCCACTGAGTTCCTCTGGCATTGTGCCTTGACCTGGCGGTGAAAAGCGTATGGCTGTAGGCGAGACTTTCCCGTGTACTGCCATGCCTTTTGCTGTAATACCAGACGTGCGCGATCGCGCTTCGGCTTGCAAGCGTTCTAATGCTGGTAAGCTCACTGTGCCACCGGCAGCAGTACTAAACCCAACCCGCCAGTCTGGATCGGTAAATTCCGGCATCAGGGGATGCCGCGAGACACAACAATGTTGAACCTGCGGCGCAACACCAGCCAAAGCCATCAGGTGAAACACGCCGTGGGCTAAGTGAGCTAAAACCAGAGCCGCGCTGTTGGCAGGCAACCGCTCTAATCGATGCAGATGTTCGTTAAGCAACTCATACAATTCCATTTGCGGCTGGTCGCTCAACGCTTGACAAAGAACTACTTCCGCTAAGTATTGGCTGGCTGTCAGTTTTTGAAGATCCTGACTTAAGCCAGGGTAGGACTCTAGCGTCTCTGCCTGAGTAATTTTATCGAGCGATCGCCCTTTGGCAATCAGTAGCTCATTCACTACAAACAAAGCACTCCTGCCGCCTAGCTTTGAGTGGTGCTTGCGTGCCCCCGGAGCCACAGCCCGAATCAAACCAAATTCAGGCGTCAAAATCGTTAGCAGCCGGTCAGACTCGCCCAGCGCCATACTCTTTAGATTGATTCCGGTTACTTTGTAAGTTCGGCTCATGACGTGGGGTTATTGGTCAAGAGGTGATGGGTAATTGGTCAAGAGTTAGTGACTCATTCCCGATTACCCATTACCAATTCCCCTTTCCCTCCTTCTCCAGCGTATCGCGCTCACGAAGCAGATCGGGACCGTATGACGTGCCTAGCCGCGTCGCTCCTGCCATGATTAACTCCAAGGCTTGCTCAGGGGTACGGATTCCCCCCGATGCTTTAATACCTACCTGTTCCCGTGCTACTTCTTTCAAAAGTTGGATATCCGCTACTGTGGCACCTCCAAAGAAACCAGTGCTGGTTTTTAAAAATGCTACTCCTGCATCCATACATATTTCCGCTGCCAGTCGTTTCTCTGCATCTGTCAGGCGGGTGGTTTCCAAAATTGCCTTGACGGTTTGACCCGTTTCACAAATTTCTGCAATTTCTCGGTGGACATCCTCAGTCTTCCCAATTTTCAACCAACCCTGGTTGATAACAACATCCAATTCCACCGCCCCATTTTCCAC contains these protein-coding regions:
- the deoC gene encoding deoxyribose-phosphate aldolase yields the protein MAVTQPNIDIAPFIDHALLNPTATPEQVKQWCEEADRFQFAAVCVYPAYVRQATELLKGKQPKVCTVIGFPSGATTSAVKLYEAQEAVENGAVELDVVINQGWLKIGKTEDVHREIAEICETGQTVKAILETTRLTDAEKRLAAEICMDAGVAFLKTSTGFFGGATVADIQLLKEVAREQVGIKASGGIRTPEQALELIMAGATRLGTSYGPDLLRERDTLEKEGKGNW